The following proteins are co-located in the Manihot esculenta cultivar AM560-2 chromosome 9, M.esculenta_v8, whole genome shotgun sequence genome:
- the LOC122724587 gene encoding uncharacterized protein LOC122724587 isoform X2, whose protein sequence is MKGKILECQMECLLMAKVPVSITPHLFLMVLTMKLLKSIQRLSGASLLILANKQDLKGALTPNEIAKMLKVIRAMMVPFRPVDLDNFLLDYKLLEELKNYNLPLSF, encoded by the exons ATGAAGGGAAAGATCTTGGAATGCCAGATGGAGTGCTTATTAATGGCAAAAGTCCCTGTCAGTATAACACCACACTTGTTCCTGATGGTATTGACTATGAAACTATTGAAGTCCATCCAG AGGCTTTCTGGAGCATCTTTGCTAATACTAGCAAATAAGCAAGACCTAAAAGGTGCTCTTACACCAAATGAAATTGCTAAG ATGCTGAAGGTGATTCGGGCGATGATGGTGCCATTTCGGCCTGTTGATTTAGATAATTTTCTACTGGATTATAAACTGCTTGAGGAACTGAAGAACTATAATCTACCCCTTTCATTTTAA
- the LOC122724587 gene encoding uncharacterized protein LOC122724587 isoform X1 gives MKLLSKMGRKKSKNKDKERSPSPTPSSSPTPKALSEHSDEICKTMVKTTEASLKPQSSDETHKDIKKWVEELSQSPEVIRALQSMASSMASSSGETGMIPKTKAIVPAHGTTSLSQTVDSKDLSNPLKAVGLPKIQPSHGYNTGFYKWYLKPASEFEIEVEYGFNNINPWEVIRKYYPENWWFTPKNILKPQDYYQSILEETGAVKIKHNFDKNYKDVVAYSSIQIKSIMHPQDWPAPNLYTEIAFKKLKKYCSSYNYFDYIDAWTNVFSIQNPTTTHSWLIYFDVQAIKTVTKFPNWFFVWWQSRGITEDILSQELLHIYQYFKTNYKPPQQEKYIPPLMYFCLNFFLPWVYQWYFDFQYVTDLKVPVIVKRHKIKWWGSFRNPTTEESVKQWVIKKAQIPGTSYAGKLTMQEEPIFGAQKAQCQAMLAAAKTPEEYKLICQKMFNQLSTGSSVKLEDEQSSKEEPSVKSSGKSKIKKKPGRRKTKKQSSSETESTASSETSSSSKTSVSSHYDSNEDDCYGVLPPVKIKSKTGKGKKTTKVKKEKKEKIKRKSKKKKDTSSSSSESE, from the exons ATGAAATTGCTAAG CAAAATGGGTCGAAAGAAGAGCAAAAATAAAGATAAGGAGAGAAGCCCAAGCCCAACTCCAAGTTCAAGCCCAACTCCTAAAGCCCTGTCTGAACATTCAGATGAGATTTGTAAAACCATGGTTAAAACCACAGAAGCCTCTTTAAAACCTCAATCATCCGATGAAACCCATAAAGACATTAAAAAATGGGTCGAAGAACTCAGCCAGTCTCCAGAAGTGATTAGAGCCCTTCAGAGTATGGCTTCAAGTATGGCCTCCTCTTCAGGAGAAACAGGTATGATTCCTAAAACCAAAGCGATCGTGCCCGCTCATGGTACGActagtctgtctcaaacggtagacagtaaagacttatcaaatccgttgaaggctgtgggtttgccaaaaatccaaCCATCTCATGGATATAATACTGGATTTTATAAATGGTATTTAAAACCAGCTTCTGAATTTGAAATCGAAGTTGAATAtggatttaataatataaacccATGGGAAGTGATTAGAAAATATTATCCTGAGAACTGGTGGTTTActccaaaaaatattttaaaacctcAGGATTATTATCAAAGTATTTTAGAGGAAACTGGAGCTGTTAAAATCAagcataattttgataaaaactaTAAGGACGTAGTAGCCTATTCTTCCATTCAAATAAAAAGCATTATGCATCCTCAAGATTGGCCTGCACCAAACTTGTATACTGAAATagcgtttaaaaaattaaaaaagtattgCTCCTCATAtaactattttgattatattgatgcatggaccaatgttttcagcattcaaaatccTACAACAACCCATTCGTGGTTGATTTATTTTGATGTACAAGCTATAAAAACTGTCACcaaatttccaaattggttTTTTGTATGGTGGCAATCCAGGGGCATTACTGAAGATATTTTATCACAGGAATTGCTCCATATATATCAATACTTTAAAACCAATTATAAACCTCCTCAGCAAGAAAAGTATATACCACCATTGATGTATTTCTGTTTAAACTTCTTTCTACCGTGGGTATATCAATGGTATTTTGACTTTCAGTATGTTACAGACCTAAAAGTCCCTGTTATTGTAAAACGACACAAGATAAAATGGTGGGGTTCTTTCAGAAACCCAACCACGGAGGAGTCCGTAAAACAATGGGTTATTAAAAAGGCCCAAATTCCTGGAACTTCATATGCTGGTAAACTGACAATGCAAGAAGAGCCCATATTTGGAGCCCAAAAGGCTCAATGTCAAGCAATGTTAGCTGCAGCTAAAACTCCCGAAGAATACAAGTTGATTTGTCAGAAAATGTTCAATCAGCTTAGCACGGGATCATCAGTAAAACTGGAAGACGAACAATCTTCCAAAGAAGAACCATCAGTAAAATCCTCTGGAAAGTCAAAGATAAAAAAGAAACCTGGCAGAAGAAAAACTAAAAAGCAGTCAAGTTCAGAAACGGAGTCGACAGCGTCATCAGAAACGTCATCCTCCAGTAAAACCTCTGTATCTTCACACTATGACAGTAATGAAGATGATTGCTATGGAGTTCTACCGCCAGTAAAAATCAAGAGCAAGacaggaaaaggaaagaagacgacaaaagtaaaaaaggagaagaaagaaaaaataaaaagaaaaagcaagaaaaagaaggacACCTCATCGTCCTCCTCAGAatcagaataa
- the LOC122724588 gene encoding uncharacterized protein LOC122724588: MGRKKSKNKDKERSPSPTPSSSPTPKALSEHSDEICKTMVKTTEASLKPQSSDETHKDIKKWVEELSQSPEVIRALQSMASSMASSSGETDAEGDSGDDGAISAC, encoded by the exons ATGGGTCGAAAGAAGAGCAAAAATAAAGATAAGGAGAGAAGCCCAAGCCCAACTCCAAGTTCAAGCCCAACTCCTAAAGCCCTGTCTGAACATTCAGATGAGATTTGTAAAACCATGGTTAAAACCACAGAAGCCTCTTTAAAACCTCAATCATCCGATGAAACCCATAAAGACATTAAAAAATGGGTCGAAGAACTCAGCCAGTCTCCAGAAGTGATTAGAGCCCTTCAGAGTATGGCTTCAAGTATGGCCTCCTCTTCAGGAGAAACAG ATGCTGAAGGTGATTCGGGCGATGATGGTGCCATTTCGGCCTGTTGA